GGCAATATCGTAATTACACACAAAATAACGGTATACAACAATACCTGCAATTTTGTGTACTGATCACCATGCGTTACCGGCAACATCGGCATGCCGATTGAGGCGTATTCATTCTTTCTGTATAACGCAAGTGCCCAAAAATGCGGCGGAGTCCAAGCAAAAATGATCAGAAAAAGCAATAACGCATCACTCGCGATTTCCCCTGTCACAGCTGTCCATCCGAGCACCGGCGGCATAGCGCCGGAAGCGCCTCCAATCACAATATTTTGTGGCGTCAATGGCTTCAAAATTACCGTGTAAATAATGGCATACCCCACAAAGGTACCCATCGTTAACCACATGGTCAATTCATTTACCCATTCATACAATATGAAGAGTCCTGTTCCACCAACAATCAATAGAAAAAAGAGAGTTTCGGGAACGCTCACCTTTCCTTGCGGCAATGGACGACCCTTTGTTCGTGCCATTACTGCATCCATTTTTTGTTCAACTAAACAATTTAGTGCCGCAGCTGCTCCGGCTACTAATGCAATACCTGTGGTACCCAAGAGCAAAATATCCAGAGGCACAGCACCGGGAACCGCCAAGAACATACCTATAACTGCGGTAAAAACAATGAGTGATACCACACGCGGCTTGGTCAACCGATAAAATTGGTTGATTCGTGATGCTGTCGCATGCAATGTCATACTGATGGCCATTTCATTAATCTCCTTGCGAATCGAGTATTCTGATCTATTGATTTACGCAGCTTTCCACTACGAGAAAACTACCCCTCTTAATGTTCTATTTGTGATACATGTAGCAATCTTTTTAGATCGCGTCCCATTTTGGTACCATCCACTTTCTCTGGAAATCGCATCATTAAATTACCTATCGGATCAATTAAATAGATATGCTTTGTTTGTGCCTCAGTGCTTTCTATAAAACTTAGAATCTCACTGTCTTTGGCGTTAACAAAGAACGTGCCTTCATATTCCTTAATTAACTCAGCATCAGGCGCGATATCGTCATTAATTAGCCAGAGCCGTTCAATCCGGTGCTTTTCTTTTCCTTGCACCATTCTGACTTGACGGATGAAATATAATTTTTCTTTGCACTGCTCATCACAATGACCGGAATCTACTGTGACCAGCACCCATTTACCATGCAGATCTTTCATTCGGAGTATCGTATTGTCTATCAAATTTGTGCCTTTTCCTGAAACTTTCGTTACAGACAACAAATCCCCATAGTGAGTACTATTGGGTCTATACTCAAAAAAATAAAGCACATAAGAAATTATTACAGGAGCGCACATAAGCGCTAGCAATAATAAAAACTTACGTCTATTCGATTTTTTTATTTCTTCGTTTGACATTCAATACTATAAAAATAATTACCGCGGTAGCAGCCAATGAAAACCATTGAACTGCGTAACCAATGTTTTTAGAAGCACCTGAATCGGGTTTACTCCAGTCACGTATCAACCCATCTTTCTCTTCGCTTTTTTGCAAAAGCATCAAAGGCTGCATTGCTAAACCTGTAACTTCTTGATAGCGCTGCAAATTGAAATTATCCCAAATTTGACCTTCTACAACTTTATTTGAAAGATCCAATGTTTTAGTTTCGGGTGAAGCCGCAATTCCTACTACCTTTAGCTCGCCTTTCACTTCCACTACAGGCGGCAATGCTGACCTATCATTGCCGATGGCGACCCATCCTCTGTTAATCACGACATGGAGTGCACTGTTCGAAATTTTAAGCGGTGTAATGACGTGATACCCTGCTCGCCCCTGATAAATTTTGTTATCTAAATAAATCGTATACTCGGGTAAGTATTCACCACTTACTTCTACTTCACGATACTGAAAATCTTTCAGTTTTACTAAAATGCCAGGCAATGTCACAGCTGGTTGTTTTGCATATTGCTCTAGTTGCTCATACTGCGCTTTTTTTTCTTCTGCGCGGGATAATTGCCACTTTCCCAATTCAATAAAAATTATTACAGAAATAATCGTGCTTACGATCGCCCATAATCTTGGCTCAAAACGATAACCCAGTACATTCATTTCGATCGAATACACAATATGAAATGTTGACTTCCGAGTGGAGCAATCACGATCTATTTTTTATTGAAATCGAAACAACTTCTAATGATCACTAAATCTTTCCGATCAAAGATTCCAACCATTCACACGCTTTATTGTTGTTTTTTCATTTTTAAACTTAAAACTCACAACTTCATTGGTGCAAAGGCTGGAATCCTGATTTATTGTTACCAAATTACTTACATCAAATACACAAATACAAACAATCCGAGCCAAACCACATCAACAAAGTGCCAATACCATGCTACGCCTTCAAAACCGAAATGATGTTCAGGTGTGAAGTGCCCTGCTGCGCTTCGGCAATAAATGACGAAGAGCATAATTGTTCCAATTGTCACGTGGAAACCGTGAAATCCGGTTAACATGAAAAATGTTGAACCATATGCACCAGTTGTTAACTTCAGATTTAGATCGTTATAGGCATGAATATATTCATATGCTTGGCAAGCGATAAACATTGCACCCAGAGCTACAGTTGCAAGCAACCATAATTTCAAACCATCACGTCTGTTTTCTTTCAGTCTCCAGTGAGCGATCGTAACCGTCACACCTGAAGTCAAAAGTAACAGTGTATTGAATGCCGGTAAACCCCATGCTCCCATCGATGTGAATTTTTCGTGTTCGCCAGGGCCAGCCGTTGGCCATTTGCCATCATATGCTGACCAGAATGAATTGCCTAATACAGTACTTTCTTCTTGCAACCATGGTATTGAAAGATTGCGCATATACCACAATGCACCAAAAAATGCGCAAAAGAACATAACTTCAGTAAAAATAAACCAGCTCATTCCCCAACGGAATGAACGATCCACTTGCTCCCCATATTTACCACTTTCACTTTCTCTAGCTACGGTTCCAAACCATCCAAACAACATATAGACCAATATTGCAAAACCTATTGCTAATAAACCGTAGCCTAACTCCATTTTATTCATCGTCAATGCAGCGCCTGACCCCATGAATAATATTGCAGTCGATCCAATAATTGGGTACGACGATGGAGCTGGGACGTAATAATGTCCTGATTCTTGACTCATTCTTCTCTCCTCCGACTTATGTTTTTTTCAATTTCTAACTGACAATCAATCTGACTAAAAGCATGATACTAATCACAAAAAGAACACCACCGATAATACCGCCAACAATTAATTGAGCCGGTTTCAATGTAGCCGCATCATTCTCGAGATCACTTTTCTTCCTTATTCCCATAAAGGCGAATATTACTGCCTTAGCAACTTGTAAAATCGTCACGCTCGTTCGTTTTTCGGCAGTATTGTTATCCACTTTTATCCTCTATTTTTTGATCGTGCTAGCACCATCGGGCAATTCGAAAAATGTATACGAGATAGTCACCGTATGAATATCAGTGGGTAATCCCGGCTCAATTACAAATTGAACTGGCATCTGTCTTGCTTCATTTGGTTTAAGAACCTGTTTTGTAAAACAGAAACATTCAAATTTCTTCAAATGCTTATCCAGAAAACGAGGGCTATAACTGGGAATTGCTTGTCCAATTATTTCGCGTTCTGAATTATTAGTAATTTCATACATCACTGTCACTGGTTCACCTGGATGGATGCGAGCACTTCGCTGCAGCGGTTTGAATTGCCACGGTAACCCCCGTGTATTGGCATCAAACTCTACTGTAACCCAACGCGTCTCATCCACCCAGTTGTTATCTTTAACCAGTACATCCGGTTTGAGCAAATTATTAATACCAGTCACTTCACAAAACTTTTCATAGAATGGCACCAATGCATAACCAAAAACAAACATAATCAACGTGAAAACCAACAACTTTTTCATCATTAAAATATTTGCTTTTGAATTGCCGTTTACCATTCTTTTACAATGACCGTGATATAGAGTGCCAACACCGTAATTAACAGAAGCAGAGCTGTTCTATACTTTTTTCTCTTGTTATCTGTTTCTTGTGACATATGTTATAACCTTGTTTTACTGAACAACAGGCGGCTTCTCAAAACTGTGATATGGAGCCGGTGTTGGTAAATGAGTCCACTCCAGCGTTGTAGCTCCATCCCACGGTTTTTGAGGAGCTTTTTCTCCACTACGTATACAATTAATCATAACGTATAAGAAAAGAAGCTGTGTCAAACCAAACCCAAATGCACCGATACTTGAGATCATATTGAAATCGGCAAACTGCAGATTGTAATCCGGAATTCTGCGAGGCATACCGGCCAATCCCAAGAAGTGCTGTACAAAGAAGGTCAAATTGAAGAAGAACATTGACAACCAGAAATGCGTTTTACCCAATGTTTCGTTATACATGCGACCTGTCCACTTAGGAATCCAATAGTACGCACCTGCAAACAGCGCAAACAGAGATCCAGAAACCAACACATAGTGGAAATGAGCAATCACGTAATAAGTATCTTGCACCTGGATATCAATTGGCACAATTGCGCATATGACACCACTAAAACCACCTATTACGAACAGAAAAATAAATCCAATCGCAAATAACATCGGCGTTTCAAATGTCATTGATCCACGCCACATAGTTGCTGTCCAGTTAAATACTTTCACACCAGTCGGAACAGCAATCAGCATAGTTGCATACATGAAGAACAGCTGCCCTACTGTTGGCATACCAGCCGTGAACATGTGATGTGCCCAAACAACACACGACAAAATTGCGATAGATGCCGTTGCATACACCATTGATGAGTAACCAAATAATGGTTTACGCGAAAATGTCGGAATTACTTCGGACACAATGCCGAATGACGGCAGGATCATGATGTAAACTTCAGGATGACCGAAGAACCAGAAAATGTGCTGAAACATTACAGGATCACCGCCACCTGCTGCATTAAAGAAGCTAGTACCGAAATGCCGATCTGTCAATAACATTGTTACAGTACCAGCCAGAACTGGCATTACCAATACCAACAAATATGCTGTAATCAACCATGTCCATACAAACATCGGCATTTTCATCAACGTCATACCAGGCGCACGCATATTCAAAATGGTGGTAATAATATTAATTGACCCCATAATTGAAGATGCACCCAGGATATGAACTGCAAAAATCATCAAATCTACACCCAGTCCACCTTGCGTTGACAGAGGCGGATAAAATGTCCAACCACCAGCTGCCGCACCACCAGGCACAAAGAATGAACTAACCAGCAGCGTTGCTGCAGGGATCAGCAACCAAAAACTCCAGTTATTCATGCGGGCAAACGCCATATCGGGAGCACCAATCATCATCGGCACTTGCCAATTAGCAAAACCCACAAATGCCGGCATGATGGCACCAAACACCATAATCAGACCATGCAGTGTTGTGAATTGATTAAATAATTCTGGTTGCAAAATTTGAATTCCCGGCTGAAACAATTCAGCACGAATTCCCAGTGCCAACGTTCCACCAGTAAGAAACATTGCAAAACTGAACCACAAATACATTGTCCCGATGTCTTTGTGATTGGTCGTTGTAATCCAGCGCATTATCCCACTTGGATGATGGTCGTCATGCTCGTGACCGTGTGCGTCACCATGTACTGCTGCCATAGTTATCTCCTTTTACTTATTTTCTACATGCATAGATGTTTTAACTGCAGATGCACCTTGAGCCGCTACCCATTTGCTGTACTCACCTGCTTCCATCGCTTCCACCACAATCGGCATAAAACCATGATCTTTGCCACACAACTCTGCACATTGACCACGATAAATCCCCGGCTTATCCACCGTAAACCATGTATCACGAATAAAACCCGGAATCGCATCCTGCTTAATTCCCAGTGCCGGTACCCACCAAGCATGAATCACATCATTTGCCGTCAAAATAATGCGCACTTTCTTACCCACCGGCACAACTACACGATTATCAACTTCCAGCAGATAGTTTTCACCTTTAGGTGCTTTATTTTCGATTTGAGCAGGCGGCGTCGACAATTTACTGTAGAAACTGATACCCTCACCTTCGCCTTGAAGATAATCATAACCCCACATCCACTGATATCCAGTTGCCTTAATCGTCATATCAGGACTTGAAGTATCTTTCATAGCGATAACTGTTTTTGTCGCAGGATACGCCATCACAACAAGAATGAGACAGGGTATTACAGTCCAAATAATCTCAACTGTAGTGCTATGATGAAAATTTGCCGCCTTATAGCCAAGAGATTTGCGATGTTTGAGTACAGAGTAAAACATGACACCAAACACACCAATAAAAATAACCAGACAAATCCACAAAAGCAAAATGTGCTGATCATAGATATCTTTCGCTATAACACTCTGCGGTTCGGGTAAATTATACTTAGACCCTACCGCCATGCTTGAGTACAAAGCGAGAGCGGATACCCCCGCCAGGGTTACTGCTGATTTACTTCTCATATTTCCCCCCACATGATTACCAATTTTACAGATTTCAGGTACGACTAAGAACGTTAAAAACCTGAACGCTTACCTTGTTCAGCCAGCTTACGGAAGTCATACGCCAAAAATCCTGTTTCGTTAAAACCACACCATGATTGACGATAATTACATTTCCTTGGCCGAATTTCCTTATTATCCGCAACTTAGATTTTCTTAGTTATAGAATCTTCTACATGCTAATAAATCGAAGAGAAATTCTAGCATGCCACTGCCACTCAAACAAGGAAAAATCATGATTTTTATAGCAATATTCCCATGCTTATAAAATGGTATTGCTCTAAGAAGTTTACAAAAAACATTATTTGAAGCGAAAAATTCTATTCTAATTGTTGGTCCAAACCATCGCCTGAAAAACACCACTAAGAATTCCGGCATGAAGCTTTTTAAAGATGAATTCAAATCACACCAAAGCAACTAAAAACATGACAATCAAAATCACCGCCAGCAAAGGAACAACAATACTCGCCCAATCGGAAGATGCTCCCTGCGGGTTATTTTTTATTATTTCTCGTGTTGCCGGATACAAAATAACAATGAACATAATCAAAGCTATTGCAGAAATAATTTGCATCCAATCCATAATTAGTTCCTATACAATCACTCCATTGATTCCAAAACAAAGCCCCGGTTAGGCCGGGGCTTTGAAGGGGTCTATAAAAAACTTAAAAATTAATCATCATTACCCATAATTCCCAATATCTGCAATAAGCTGATAAAGATATTAAAAATTGTCATGTACAGTCCAATGGTAGCCAGCACATAATTGGTTTCACCGCCATGAATGATGCGGCTAGTGTCATAAAGAATAAAACCGCTCATTATCATGATGACAACCGCAGAGATCATTAATGACATGGCTGGTATCTGCAAGAAAATATTGGCTACTGCTGCCAGCAATACCAGCAAGAAACCCACCATCAGAAATCCGCCCAAAAAGCTGAAATCTTTTTTTGTTGCTAATGCGTATGCAGACAACCCCATGAATATCACACCGGTACCACCTAATGACAATGTAATGATATTTCCACCATTAGGTAAAGATGCATACATTGTCAGCACCGGCCCCAGCCCGAATCCAAGTAGGCCAGTAATCAAGAAAACAATGCCGATACCTGCTGTCGAATTGGCAAAACGCGGTAAAACAAACATTGCAATTACCATGCCGCCAATGACTGATATTAAATAGGTCATTGGCGGCATATTCAAGAGCACTGAAAGCGCAGCAGTAAGTCCGCTGAACAACAATGTCATCGACAACAGCATATAGGTGTTGCGTAATACTTTATTAGTTGCTACCGCAGACGTTGATCTTTGCGCAACGGTTGAGAAATTTTGATTCATTTAAATAGCCTCCACTGTAAAGTTGATACTAAACTATTCTGACGACCGCTAGGACTACTATATCCCGGATATAGTTCAAAACATCATATCACGGATTATATTTATCTTTTAATTACACTTTTTTATTCTTGTTTAACTTTTGCCAACGCGAAATTATAAACAAGAAAAAATCCACCTCGCTCGATCAAGGTAACATTCAAACTGACAGAACCTGCGTCAAATTTGGCAAGACCGGAGTAGTTGATCCGCTTTTCACCCACCAGTGAGAATGCACTCACAGTACGCGAAAAATTAAGTTCCTGGATCGATTGAAACCGGCCAAAACTACGATATTGCTTCAACAGTTCGTCCAACTGCTCGTCGGTAATTGTTTGTTTGGCTTCCGGTGCCAAATGAATCAGTATTTTCTGCTTTTCCCAGCTCGAAATATCCGAGAGGATTTGCGTGATCGCAGGTTCCGCGCTTTTACTGTAATAATCTTTTTCACGATTAGTATAGAAATACAGCATAACAACCAATGTCAGCAGAAGAGCGACGACAGCGCGTAATGTTTGAGTTTGCATAAATTTGAAATATTGAAATCAACAACTATGAATTATTCTCTTCCCAGAGATCGCGACTGGCGCCGTCTCTAGGCAAGGCAATACCAAAATGCTGATAGGCTGCTGTTGTCGCCATTCTGCCGCGCGGTGTCCGCTTTAGAAATCCTTGCTGAATCAAATAAGGTTCCAATACATCCTCAATCGTATCCCGTTCTTCGCTAATGGCTGCGGCAAGATTATCAACGCCAACAGGACCGCCACCGAATTTTTCCAACACCGTCAGCAGCAATTTCCGATCCATGATATCCAGACCGATTGCATCAACATCCAGCATACTTAAGGCGGCATCCGCCACAACACGCGTCACATGGCCATCGACTTTGACTTCAGCATAATCACGCACGCGGCGCAACAACCGGTTAACTATCCGTGGCGTGCCGCGCGAACGACGTGCAATTTCAAATGCGCCATCCGCAGACATTTTCACATTCAATAATCCTGCGGAGCGGCTGACTATCTTGCTCAATTCTTCCGGTGTATAAAACTCCAGCCGGGAAACTATGCCGAAACGATCGCGCAACGGATTAGTCAACATACCAGCACGCGTGGTTGCACCTACTAAGGTAAACGGTGGCAAATCCAGTTTCACGGAACGTGCCGCCGGCCCCTCACCGATCATGATATCCAACTGATAATCTTCCAGTGCCGGATAAAGAATTTCCTCGACCATCGGCGATAAGCGATGGATTTCATCGATAAACAGCACATCGTTGGGTTCAAGATTGGTCAGCAAAGCCGCCAGATCACCCGGGCGCTCCAGAACAGGGCCGGAGGTTTGCCGCAGATTAACGCCCATTTCCCTGGCGATGATATGCGCAAGCGTGGTTTTACCTAACCCCGGTGGACCGAATAGCAACACATGATCCAGCGCTTCACGCCGTTTTCTGGCTGCCTCGATGAATATCTGCAACTGCCCGCGTATTTTTTCCTGGCCGACATATTCTTCCAGTTGCTTGGGGCGTAGCGCACGCTCCAGAATTTCTTCCTGCGATGATGAAGTGATTGCGGCAACCAGCCGATCCGTTTCGATCATTCAATCTCCCTCATTCAATCGGTTATCTTTCCTTGGATAATAATTGCAGCGCTTGGCGTATACCGTCCGATACGGTTGCGGCCGGAGAGATCTGCTTGATCACCCACCCCGCCTCACGGTCATTATAGCCCAGTGATAATAATGCATTGAGTATGTCACTACCCTGCGTGGGCGCAGTGAAAGCTTGATCCAGATTGATTTCTGCGGAATCCAACTTATCCCGCAACTCCAGCAATAAACGCTCCGCTGTTTTTTTTCCGATACCAGGCACTTTGATGAGCCGCGCGCTATCCTGCGCGCTAACCGCGTGATGCAAGTCGGATACACTCAAACCGGACAACAGCGCAAGCGCAGTTCTGGCACCGATACCCGAGATTTTGATCAACTGGCGGAAAGTCTGGCGCTCCGGTTCTGTTGCAAAGCCGAACAGCAGATGCAAATCTTCCCGTATCACCAAATGCGTATGCAAAGTTATCTGTGCACCAAGCGCCGGAAGCTCATAAAAGGTGCTCATCGGCACGTCAACCTCATAACCGACACCCTGCACATCCAGCAACACCTGCGGCGGATGTTTTTCCAGCAATGTACCGGTTAATCGTCCAATCACACCAAACGTCCTCGCTTCATGCGATAGCCTGTCGTTGCAATACCCCCCAAGCCGAGTCCGCCATGCGCATGACATATTGCGCAAGCCAGAGCATCCGCGGCATCGGCACTGGGATTTCCGGTCAACCTGAGCAAACGCACAACCATTTCCTGAACTTGTTTTTTTTGAGCATGGCCATTACCAACCACGGCCTGTTTGATTTGCAGCGCGGTGTACTCGGCTACCGGCAGACTACTCATCACGGCAGCGCAAATCGCCGCACCTCGCGCCTGACCGAGTAGCAGAGTAGTTTTAGGATTGATATTGACGAAAACTTGTTCGACGGCCACATGCTCGGGCTGATACAACGCAATGACTTCGCTCAGATTATTCAGAATTAACCGCAAACGGGAAGGCAATTCACCGGCAACCGTCTTAACGCTGCCACTGCTGACATACGATAGATCACGTCCGTTTTTATCAATGATACCGAAACCCGTAATGCGCAAACCCGGATCTATCCCCAGAATACGGATTTTGTCACCTGCCGATCGTGGAATTTTTATTCAACGAGGACGGCTGTGGTGTATACATCTTGCACATCATCAAGGTTCTCCAGTGCATCCAGCAGCTTTTGCATTTTCACCGCGTCATCGCCGGTTAAAATCGCTTCATTACCGGGTTTCATGGTTACCTCCGCCAATTCGGCTTTGAATTCAGCCTTTTCCAGCGCCCCCTTCACATTGATGAATTCGTAAGGCGCTGTAATCACTTCGATACTGCCATCCTCATTGCTGATCACATCTTCCGCGCCCGCTTCCAATGCGGCTTCAATCAATTTATCTTCATCGGTTCCCGGCGCAAAAATCAACTGCCCGCAGTGCTTGAACAAGAAGCTGACGGATCCGTCCGTACCGAGATTACCACCGTATTTAGTGAATGCATGCCGCACATCGGCTACCGTGCGCACGCGATTATCGGTCATGCAATCCACCATCACCGCGGCACCTGCTATACCGTAGCCCTCATACCGGATTTCTTCATAATCGACTCCATCCAGAGCACCGCTGCCGCGCTTAATCGCACGCTCGACATTATCCTTGGGCATATTCTGATCGTATGCTTTATCCACTGCCAAGCGCAACCGCGGATTGCTGTCCGGATCGCCGCCCCCCATCCGAGCAGCCACTGTTATTTCCTTGATAAGTCTGGTGAACACTTTGCCGCGCTTCGCATCCTGTGCAGCCTTTTTGTGTTTGATATTAGCCCACTTACTATGACCCGCCATTGCTATGCACCCTTTGTTTAATTATTTTTATATTACCACC
The nucleotide sequence above comes from Gammaproteobacteria bacterium. Encoded proteins:
- the ruvB gene encoding Holliday junction branch migration DNA helicase RuvB; translated protein: MIETDRLVAAITSSSQEEILERALRPKQLEEYVGQEKIRGQLQIFIEAARKRREALDHVLLFGPPGLGKTTLAHIIAREMGVNLRQTSGPVLERPGDLAALLTNLEPNDVLFIDEIHRLSPMVEEILYPALEDYQLDIMIGEGPAARSVKLDLPPFTLVGATTRAGMLTNPLRDRFGIVSRLEFYTPEELSKIVSRSAGLLNVKMSADGAFEIARRSRGTPRIVNRLLRRVRDYAEVKVDGHVTRVVADAALSMLDVDAIGLDIMDRKLLLTVLEKFGGGPVGVDNLAAAISEERDTIEDVLEPYLIQQGFLKRTPRGRMATTAAYQHFGIALPRDGASRDLWEENNS
- a CDS encoding cytochrome c oxidase assembly protein, yielding MVNGNSKANILMMKKLLVFTLIMFVFGYALVPFYEKFCEVTGINNLLKPDVLVKDNNWVDETRWVTVEFDANTRGLPWQFKPLQRSARIHPGEPVTVMYEITNNSEREIIGQAIPSYSPRFLDKHLKKFECFCFTKQVLKPNEARQMPVQFVIEPGLPTDIHTVTISYTFFELPDGASTIKK
- a CDS encoding SURF1 family protein, which encodes MNVLGYRFEPRLWAIVSTIISVIIFIELGKWQLSRAEEKKAQYEQLEQYAKQPAVTLPGILVKLKDFQYREVEVSGEYLPEYTIYLDNKIYQGRAGYHVITPLKISNSALHVVINRGWVAIGNDRSALPPVVEVKGELKVVGIAASPETKTLDLSNKVVEGQIWDNFNLQRYQEVTGLAMQPLMLLQKSEEKDGLIRDWSKPDSGASKNIGYAVQWFSLAATAVIIFIVLNVKRRNKKIE
- the coxB gene encoding cytochrome c oxidase subunit II; the protein is MRSKSAVTLAGVSALALYSSMAVGSKYNLPEPQSVIAKDIYDQHILLLWICLVIFIGVFGVMFYSVLKHRKSLGYKAANFHHSTTVEIIWTVIPCLILVVMAYPATKTVIAMKDTSSPDMTIKATGYQWMWGYDYLQGEGEGISFYSKLSTPPAQIENKAPKGENYLLEVDNRVVVPVGKKVRIILTANDVIHAWWVPALGIKQDAIPGFIRDTWFTVDKPGIYRGQCAELCGKDHGFMPIVVEAMEAGEYSKWVAAQGASAVKTSMHVENK
- the ctaD gene encoding cytochrome c oxidase subunit I translates to MAAVHGDAHGHEHDDHHPSGIMRWITTTNHKDIGTMYLWFSFAMFLTGGTLALGIRAELFQPGIQILQPELFNQFTTLHGLIMVFGAIMPAFVGFANWQVPMMIGAPDMAFARMNNWSFWLLIPAATLLVSSFFVPGGAAAGGWTFYPPLSTQGGLGVDLMIFAVHILGASSIMGSINIITTILNMRAPGMTLMKMPMFVWTWLITAYLLVLVMPVLAGTVTMLLTDRHFGTSFFNAAGGGDPVMFQHIFWFFGHPEVYIMILPSFGIVSEVIPTFSRKPLFGYSSMVYATASIAILSCVVWAHHMFTAGMPTVGQLFFMYATMLIAVPTGVKVFNWTATMWRGSMTFETPMLFAIGFIFLFVIGGFSGVICAIVPIDIQVQDTYYVIAHFHYVLVSGSLFALFAGAYYWIPKWTGRMYNETLGKTHFWLSMFFFNLTFFVQHFLGLAGMPRRIPDYNLQFADFNMISSIGAFGFGLTQLLFLYVMINCIRSGEKAPQKPWDGATTLEWTHLPTPAPYHSFEKPPVVQ
- a CDS encoding cytochrome c oxidase subunit 3 produces the protein MSQESGHYYVPAPSSYPIIGSTAILFMGSGAALTMNKMELGYGLLAIGFAILVYMLFGWFGTVARESESGKYGEQVDRSFRWGMSWFIFTEVMFFCAFFGALWYMRNLSIPWLQEESTVLGNSFWSAYDGKWPTAGPGEHEKFTSMGAWGLPAFNTLLLLTSGVTVTIAHWRLKENRRDGLKLWLLATVALGAMFIACQAYEYIHAYNDLNLKLTTGAYGSTFFMLTGFHGFHVTIGTIMLFVIYCRSAAGHFTPEHHFGFEGVAWYWHFVDVVWLGLFVFVYLM
- a CDS encoding DUF2970 domain-containing protein — its product is MKVDNNTAEKRTSVTILQVAKAVIFAFMGIRKKSDLENDAATLKPAQLIVGGIIGGVLFVISIMLLVRLIVS
- the ruvC gene encoding crossover junction endodeoxyribonuclease RuvC, whose product is MRILGIDPGLRITGFGIIDKNGRDLSYVSSGSVKTVAGELPSRLRLILNNLSEVIALYQPEHVAVEQVFVNINPKTTLLLGQARGAAICAAVMSSLPVAEYTALQIKQAVVGNGHAQKKQVQEMVVRLLRLTGNPSADAADALACAICHAHGGLGLGGIATTGYRMKRGRLV
- the ruvA gene encoding Holliday junction branch migration protein RuvA, which encodes MIGRLTGTLLEKHPPQVLLDVQGVGYEVDVPMSTFYELPALGAQITLHTHLVIREDLHLLFGFATEPERQTFRQLIKISGIGARTALALLSGLSVSDLHHAVSAQDSARLIKVPGIGKKTAERLLLELRDKLDSAEINLDQAFTAPTQGSDILNALLSLGYNDREAGWVIKQISPAATVSDGIRQALQLLSKER
- a CDS encoding YebC/PmpR family DNA-binding transcriptional regulator, producing MAGHSKWANIKHKKAAQDAKRGKVFTRLIKEITVAARMGGGDPDSNPRLRLAVDKAYDQNMPKDNVERAIKRGSGALDGVDYEEIRYEGYGIAGAAVMVDCMTDNRVRTVADVRHAFTKYGGNLGTDGSVSFLFKHCGQLIFAPGTDEDKLIEAALEAGAEDVISNEDGSIEVITAPYEFINVKGALEKAEFKAELAEVTMKPGNEAILTGDDAVKMQKLLDALENLDDVQDVYTTAVLVE
- a CDS encoding protoheme IX farnesyltransferase, whose amino-acid sequence is MAISMTLHATASRINQFYRLTKPRVVSLIVFTAVIGMFLAVPGAVPLDILLLGTTGIALVAGAAAALNCLVEQKMDAVMARTKGRPLPQGKVSVPETLFFLLIVGGTGLFILYEWVNELTMWLTMGTFVGYAIIYTVILKPLTPQNIVIGGASGAMPPVLGWTAVTGEIASDALLLFLIIFAWTPPHFWALALYRKNEYASIGMPMLPVTHGDQYTKLQVLLYTVILCVITILPYVTQMSGLIYLVGSTILNGIFLYYAIEIYRNYSDQLAREAFRYSILYLALLFVALLVDHYFFF
- a CDS encoding Bax inhibitor-1/YccA family protein encodes the protein MNQNFSTVAQRSTSAVATNKVLRNTYMLLSMTLLFSGLTAALSVLLNMPPMTYLISVIGGMVIAMFVLPRFANSTAGIGIVFLITGLLGFGLGPVLTMYASLPNGGNIITLSLGGTGVIFMGLSAYALATKKDFSFLGGFLMVGFLLVLLAAVANIFLQIPAMSLMISAVVIMIMSGFILYDTSRIIHGGETNYVLATIGLYMTIFNIFISLLQILGIMGNDD